A single genomic interval of Parus major isolate Abel unplaced genomic scaffold, Parus_major1.1 Scaffold220, whole genome shotgun sequence harbors:
- the TAC3 gene encoding tachykinin-3 → MRNRAVLAVLLLLALPLALARRAPAAPPGPAQVRPSGREQRGMPVPEPLPWSARGSPGAAAAAALELLREEGAGPPAAPQKRDMHDFFVGLMGKRAAEPGRAAGRGGSGPAPRCSPGPPAPGEAPLRAA, encoded by the exons ATGAGGAACCGAGCGGTGCTGGCcgtgctgctcctcctggcgCTGCCGCTCGCCCTCGCCcgccgcgctcccgccgccccgccgggccccgCGCAGGTACGGCCGTcggggagggagcagagg GGGATGCCCGTCCCGGAGCCGCTGCCGTGGAGCGCCCGCggcagccccggggccgccgccgccgccgcgctgGAGCTGCTGCGGGAGGAGGGCGCCG GTCCCCCCGCGGCGCCGCAGAAGA GAGACATGCACGATTTCTTCGTGGGGCTCATGGGGAAGCGAGCAGCGGAGCCCGGGCGAGCGGCGGGGCGCGGCGGCAGCGGCCCGGCCCCCCGGTGCTCCCCGGGACCCCCCGCGCCCGGCGAGGCCCCGCTGCGGGCGGCCTGA
- the ZBTB39 gene encoding zinc finger and BTB domain-containing protein 39 translates to MGMRIKLHSTNHPNNLLKELNKCRLSETMCDVTILVGSRSFAAHKAVLACAAGYFQNLFLNTGLDAARTYVVDFITPANFEKILSFVYTSELFTDLINVGVIYEVAERLGMEDLLQACHSTFPDLESSAITKQPALAVGEGRAGALSSTSSEQSHSLGDMRSGAEHFGPERSYLLHGDVAGSYKEDDRNPVGEASQALPLMHPQQPPKTEQESDPGQFAPVTGLGAQPGGNVMAQTTGSSCPQYKPQSNGDYGKGGFFPTDPSLDVSTGSNSCPSNSDHSKEQGFEQMDELQLEDLGEAELHFEDAGEELVPSEEVIELSDDSEEELAFESDSRDSKAMPCQVCKKVLEPNIQLIRQHARDHVDLLTGNCKVCETHFQDRNSRVTHVLSHIGIFLFSCDMCETKFFTQWQLTLHRRDGVFDNNVIVHPSDPLPGKVAVFGGGPGPELACAACGKPLAKDFHSVRNHLLEHVNLKSQTCGVCDQRHLSLCSLMWHTLSHLGISVFSCSVCASSFVDRQLLEKHLAVHQHVEEALFQCHFCSQSFKLEAAYRYHVSQHKCGGSLDIRAGFGERLQPQGLPKRKLPEEFLSEELALQSQPGNSKYSCKVCGKRFAHTSEFNYHRRIHTGEKPYQCKVCHKFFRGRSTIKCHLRTHSGALMYRCTVCGHYSSTLNLMSKHIGVHKGSLPPDFTIEQTFMYIIHSKEAEKNTDS, encoded by the coding sequence ATGGGCATGAGGATCAAGCTGCACAGCACCAACCACCCCAACAACCTGCTGAAGGAACTCAACAAGTGCCGGCTCTCCGAGACCATGTGCGACGTCACCATCCTGGTGGGCTCCCGCTCCTTTGCCGCGCACAAGGCCGTGCTGGCCTGCGCCGCCGGCTACTTCCAGAACCTCTTCCTCAACACGGGGCTGGACGCTGCCAGGACCTACGTGGTGGATTTCATCACGCCAGCCAACTTCGAGAAGATCCTGAGCTTTGTGTACACCTCGGAGCTCTTCACCGACCTCATCAACGTGGGCGTCATCTACGAGGTGGCGGAGAGGCTGGGCATGGAGGATCTGCTGCAGGCCTGTCACTCCACCTTCCCCGACCTGGAGAGCTCGGCCATCACCAAGcagcctgccctggctgtgggggAAGGCCgggctggggctctgagcagcacctCCTCGGAGCAGAGCCACTCCTTGGGGGACATGCGGAGCGGCGCGGAGCACTTCGGCCCCGAGCGGAGTTACCTCCTGCACGGGGACGTGGCGGGCAGCTACAAAGAGGATGACAGGAATCCTGTGGGGGAGGCCAGCCAGGCTCTTCCCCTGATGCACCCACAGCAGCCTCCCAAGACAGAGCAGGAGTCGGATCCGGGGCAGTTCGCTCCGGTCACGGGTCTGGGGGCCCAGCCCGGTGGGAATGTCATGGCACAGACCAccggcagctcctgccctcagTACAAGCCCCAGAGCAACGGCGACTACGGCAAGGGCGGCTTCTTCCCCACTGACCCCTCCCTGGATGTCTCCACGGGGAGCAATTCCTGCCCCAGCAACAGCGACCACTCCAAAGAGCAGGGATTCGAGCAGATGGATGAGCTCCAGCTGGAGGATTtgggggaggcagagctgcattTTGAGGATGCTGGAGAAGAGCTGGTCCCGTCTGAGGAAGTGATTGAGCTGAGTGATGACAGCGAGGAGGAGCTGGCCTTTGAGAGCGACAGCCGGGACAGCAAGGCCATGCCCTGCCAGGTGTGCAAGAAGGTGCTGGAGCCCAACATCCAGCTGATCCGCCAGCACGCCAGGGACCACGTCGACCTGCTCACCGGGAACTGCAAAGTCTGCGAGACACACTTCCAGGACCGCAACTCCAGGGTCACTCACGTGCTGTCCCACATCGgcatcttcctcttctcctgcgACATGTGCGAGACCAAGTTCTTCACCCAGTGGCAGCTGACGCTGCACCGGCGGGACGGGGTCTTCGACAACAACGTCATTGTCCACCCCAGTGACCCCCTGCCGGGGAAAGTGGCCGTGTTTGGGGGAGGGCCCGGCCCCGAGCTGGCCTGCGCTGCCTGCGGGAAGCCCTTGGCCAAAGATTTCCACTCGGTCCGGAACCACCTGCTGGAGCACGTGAACCTGAAGAGCCAAACGTGCGGCGTGTGCGACCAGCGGCACCTGAGCCTCTGCAGCCTGATGTGGCACACCCTGTCCCACCTGGGCATCTCCGTCTTCTCCTGCTCCGTGTGCGCCAGCAGCTTCGTGGACcggcagctcctggagaagcACCTGGCCGTGCACCAGCACGTGGAGGAGGCTCTTTTCCAGTGCCACttctgcagccagagcttcAAGCTGGAAGCTGCCTATCGCTACCACGTCAGCCAGCACAAGTGTGGGGGCAGCCTGGACATCCGGGCGGGATTCGGGGAGCGCCTGCAGCCTCAGGGGCTGCCCAAGAGGAAACTGCCCGAGGAGTTCCTGAGCGAAGAGCTGGCGCTGCAGAGCCAGCCGGGGAACAGCAAGTACAGCTGCAAGGTGTGCGGCAAGAGGTTCGCCCACACCAGCGAGTTCAACTACCACCGGCGCATCCACACCGGGGAGAAGCCGTACCAGTGCAAGGTGTGCCACAAGTTCTTCCGCGGGCGCTCCACCATCAAGTGCCACCTGCGGACGCACTCGGGGGCTCTGATGTATCGCTGCACCGTGTGTGGCCACTACAGCTCCACGCTCAACCTCATGAGCAAGCACATAGGGGTGCACAAGGGCAGCCTCCCGCCGGACTTCACCATCGAACAGACTTTCATGTACATCATCCATTCCAAAGAGGCCGAGAAAAACACGGATAGCTGA